The sequence AGTACAATAGAAATGTAGTATTAGACATTTAATAGAACCTATAGTATTATCCACCCGCGACCGCGAGTGATAGTATTATCGTATTTGCAAATCCCTACATTGTTCTCATTTGGATATAAACATGAAACTAAAACACTTTTACAATAATGCAGAATTTTTTCTCGGTGGCCTTTAGTCAGGCTACTGGCTCGCCCTCTAGAACTATGTGCGAGTAAAAACAACCGTACGTCTACTTGGTTTTGGGACCAGGTCATTAACAATCATaattatactacatgtataccattaggcttgccctTTAGTATTATGTGCGAGTAAAAAAATgctcatatttacaatatacagcTAACATGCTTAACACAGTTTTAAGCTCCGTTAGGCttctgactgaaaaaaaagaagaaataaaaagaacacaccacaaTGTTTTCCCTACCATGGTActtcataaggccacaccaatttaatttcttggttctcggatttcccggtCCATGTTTttccaattttgaaaaaaaaattggtcccAAGGAAAACAATATACTCTTAGGTCCCtgaaataaacgtaccgggacatttatttttttcagccacaAAATCCACCCGGTGCGTTCTTAtattggacggtacgtttattaagtttttgaaaattagaacagggacccctgaaatagtgaaaatttgggattttttgcccatatttccttgtttttttttgttgtcataTAAGCCTCATCtgttcaccccagactttttgcaaaattttatttttcatttattttccacCGGCCGAcccaatatttttctgcaaaaaaaacgagaaccaagaaattaaattggtgtggcctaatgagtAATTACATACCTCCTCCTTGCCAAAAAATCCACTTCTTTTCTCCTTCATGGCCTGTCTGTGTTCTTTCTTCTGTCTCTGTCTCAGTGCTTTCAGCTGGTTTCTTCTTTCACGAGATTGTCTCTACAAGGGGAACAAGTACAGGCTTTGACTGTGAGATTCTTACTTACGCAAGGCAAAGACACAAACTTTTAGCTTTGATACCTCTTCATGTTTGTAGTTGTAAAGTtaaagctttgttccaacagaACACAAAGAAAGGAACTCACCATAAAGTTTTGGTCAAACTTgttgaccttcttcagatgtagGTTCCCATCTTTGCATGGGAACAAAGCTTAAACTTTACAACTATGGatcctaccaacacagatgagctttcattcaaactttactttgtgtacggatatactTTATAAAGTTTGAGATGGTAACATAATGTTCATGCGATGCTTAACTGACCTTTGATTCCTTAGTCTTCTCCGCCTGAGTCATGGCGTGCACATGGCCATCGCTGGAGCTGCTGCAGCCACTGCTGCTGGACTCACTGCAGCTGCTGGAGGCCGAGCTGCAGTCTTTACTTCTCTTGTCTATACAAGTCTTCACATAGTTCCGCACCTGCTGCAGTTTCTCATCATCTATCACATCTAGATCTGCATGGGAGGAGAAACGTGGGTTAGTACAGTCTTTACTTCTCTTGTCTATACACGTCTTCACATAGTTCCGCACCTGCTGTAGCTTCTCATCATCTATCACATCTAGATCTGTGTGGGAGGAGAAACGTGGGTTAGTACAGTCTTTACTTCTCTTGTCTATACACGTCTTCACATAGTTCCGCACCTGCTGCAGCTTGTCATTGTCTATCACATCTAGATCTGCATGGGAGGAGAAACGTGGGTAAGTACAGTCTTTACTTCTCTTGTCTATACACGTCTTCACATAGTTCCGCACCTGCTGAAGCTTGTCATCGTCTATCACATCTAGATCTGCATGGGAGGAGAAACGTGGGTTAGTACAGTCTTTACTTCTCTTGTCTATATATGTCTTCACATAGTTCCGCACCTGCTGAAGCTTGTCATCGTCTATCACATCTAGATCTGCATGGGAGGAGAAACGTGGGTTAGTACAGTCTTTACTTCTCTTGTCTATACACGTCTTCACATAGTTCCGCACCTGCTGCAGTTTCTCATCGTCTATCACATCTAGATCTGCATGGAAGGAGAAACGTGGGTAAGTACACTACAAGACTGTTTCGTCTTGAAAGGATGTTTAAGAAAAATGTCACACTAAGAATTTGAGACTGTCTTCAACAGGTAATGCTGGTTATATACAGTGCTGCATATCTGTACACCAGAACTGGACTTTTTCGGTTAAAAAAAGCAGAGAACCTGTTCTGGAACAAAAACTGTCTTTCGCTCATACTCTCTTTTTATTGTAAACCTTCTAAAACCCCCTTCATAGATTGTAAAATTTGTGCTGGAAACAAGATAAAAACATTgctatgtttgtttttattactTAGCTCTTGTGTTTACTACTTTATTAACTCtataattttgcatgtaataacatacaatgtaacatgtacCTGACAAAAGTATTTCTAGCACACATGCCATGGCATGGGTTCAAGTCCGGACTTAAGTAAACAtgaacctaaacctctggacctgaacctgaacatgAGATTAGGTAAGTAGCACTAGTTGTATTTGACTGTTTGCAAGCCTTAAAGCCAACATCTCATATCACAGTAGAAGTTGGTAGTTATAACTTGCAGTGTTTTTCTGGCACCACTGGTAAGACCTTCAGGCAATAACGACACTGCAGGAAGACCTGCTGTGGTGCGTTTGGCAACATctaacctaatctccaagcagatcctacggtagcatacgatagtatcaaaagctggcagaggagtgaagctggcttaggagcgTGTTTCGCTACCGGAGCAAATGACTATttcctggccagtttggtactcttatgccattgtaggatctggttggagattacatcATACCATCATTTTTATCTTCTGTAtagaatctttaaaaaaaacttgaaaaggTAACTTAATGCTTCCATTCAACATTACTTTTGGCTAAGGCCATGTCAAgtccattatatggatgacatcccaaaactgatgcgggcacgtgaaaaaaaatgttcgttgaataaaaagttgccttcactaCTTAGATTTAgtctaagtggtcagaaaggtttgATCAAATAACACGCAAGGTATAGTATACCacaataaattcttcatttgtgttctttttacatcttcttctttaacTTTGAAATTGGCTTAAGCATTCTAAGACATCAGTTTTCCAACATTTTTTCTTAGCAATATAAAGCATACATTTTGCAGATAATTTTATGTAATTTACAAATAACTTATTCtgtaaacagacaaaaattgatgtaccaaatcaatatggccttatcTTTTGAAACAGCATGATGATGCATTTGTACATAAAATAAGTTTACAAGGTGATTAACCAAATGTAGGATGGGTCACTTTCCAACCCAtttgaaataactgtcagttggcaTTTCAATGGTTCAAAAGTGGTGTTTAGAAGCCTTACCTATGACAAACTCGCTGTCTGTGGGGTGGATTTTGGCATCAGGACTTATGATTCGTATGACCTCCAGCTGTTCCCGTAGGCCCATGCTGTTACTGATCACGTGACTCAGGGTCTCCACCACGCTGATCTGTTCTTCATCCGACATGTCAGTCCTGCAGAGGGCGCGGGAAAAACTGTTATCTTCTGTGGCATCTCGCAGGTAAGTGATATACCTTACATACTGTGGGAAATCCCAACTTAATCCCTGACAAATCCACAACTACCACACACAGGATTATTGTAGGACATAACAATTGTTGGTATCACATTAAAAGAAAAGTTCTATCATAATAGCATTTACCAAAGTTACTATCCACAGTTGGAAGTTATCGATGTCtataagcagggctcgaaatacttttttctgtatacctgaACTGGTGCagttaacattgaaaattacctgcaccaaacaaatcttacctgcaccactctgaattcaggaaatatggatcatactaaaatggttcaggaaccattgctattttttctttcacacttaacaggtagtaacagtcaatgctgctaataacaatccatatacacctaaaTCATAgcatacataatgtataaaacccagtacatggaccagtgcaggtagacaccagaaatacctgcacagctccaattttacctgcactaacctgcatatgcaggtggtatttcgagccctgataagaTATAGTCATTGCTTTGTGAGTCAATCTGCATGCCAGTGACTTCAATAGCCTAATGCAGGGCTCGCAATTCAGACCCACTTATTCTTAAAATTCAGGTGCGCAACAAAATGGGTGCACAGCATACAAGTAgcataaagtagaatgtcagcaaaaaaCTAAGTGCACCAGTGCGCCCGTGGACAAAAATTAGATGCACAGCACCaagtttgggtgcacaaaactgCACTCATGTGCAagatatttcaagccctgtaatACAGGTATGATTGCAAATATGATTTAATCAATAAAAATATAGTACATGTTGTGTATGCCTATGAACCAGCTCTTCTCAAAGGATCTATACTCTATATGATGGAATAGACAATCTAGTCTAGATTTGTATGGTATGTAACCAAACATCGGACCACCTACCATGGGACGTTGTCCAAgtgttttctcttcttcttggGAGGGCTGGGTGGGTTTGGTAGGATGGGGATGCtctctgttttgttgttgtcattacTCTGTGTTGCATTCACGTTGTTGTTTGTCACTTGTAGGTCCAGGTCACTGTCTGACAACTCAAAGGTGCTCAAAGAAACATGGTCTGAGAGGGAGAAAAAGAGACAAATATGCACATGAACAAGATGATCACTGATGATGTCTAGAGATACGATCCAAATCAAAGATTCCACGCAAGTATCATTTCTTCTCAGAGAATTTCTACCTGCTTAATCacaggtttctcaccggtacaGTTAAACATGGGGGTACCTATGATAAAATTTGGGCCCCAACATGTTTCAACGTACGTGGAgggcttttctgttgtttggtaAGGTTGGCATAATTTCATTACAATTGGCCATTAAAATTCAGGAAACAGTGTTCCTGACGGGTATAAACTTGCCAGAATGCCCCAGACTACCCTACAATGTCCACACCTGTGCCAGTTGCTATGTTGCTTCCACATACTAAAATTCCCCCTACGCTGTGAAAAAGTCCTGGTAAGAACCTGCCTTGTAGCATGATAGATAATACAAACCTACACGTAACTGTAGTAACTGTGTCATCAATGTACAGAATGACATAGAATGCAATCTCAACAGTGTATCAATGTACAAGTCCTTCATACTCAGTCCGTCCCACCTGTTGCGTTTCCATCTTCCAGAAGGTTCAAGATGGACGTGTTTAAGTAATCTGACTCGGACCCGCTGAAGAAGTTATCCGAGATGCCTCCAACATCGATGATGGTGTCCTCATCCGCGTCGTACTCGGAGCTGGCGACCGAGGTCGAGCAGGACGCGCTGTTTCCCGTCGACAGGTTTCTTCTGTATTCCTGAGTCACCTGTTTCTCTTGTTTAACTCTGTGGAAGTAAATAAATACAGCAATGTATGTTGCAAACGCTTCACATGGAACAGCAGGGCTTGAAacactagcctccatagcaggctcttggGGCCTCTTTTTCGTTTTTGCAATGTACAAAAAGACatggccagcaaaagtatattatgagcaaaaaaagcaagaaaaaaaggcCCAgaagtctgctatggaggctatcgAAACTGTGGTTGCATCTAGCTAATCTTATAGGCCATAGAATGAAGAACTATGTACCCTACTAGTATACAGACTATTCTTCATACTAAATGTCTGAATAAGCAATAGTACCTTTCTTGTACACAATATTCTTGGAATGAAAGTGTTGGATGCCTTAATGGATTGCTTGCTTGCTTATAATATTGAAGTTAAGAAGAGAATTAAAAGATTCAAGTTCTGAAGAGAGGCTGTAAGGTTTAAGATTATATTTTACTGACATTCTACTTGATGTTATGTATGCTATGCATCCAAAATTCTTTCAGTGCACTCAAATTAGTAGGTTTGCGGCACCAATTctcaaaaatgaatttgcagCCCTAAACAGCCGTCACTTTCAAGAGGAAATGCATGCACAAATGTAACCTGTCATATATCTGAATTTTGAAAAGTACTAGTAGAGTGGAAGAGCAACTATTTCTGTCATGGAAACATCAGAGCAAGGGAAGAGACGTTACCTCTCTATCTCTGCCTCTATTGCCTGGATGTCTGCGTCCAGGTCCCCTGTGTCCAGGTACTTGTGGTACACATGAGGGGCTGCCTCTGGTTCTCTGGGTGGCAACTGGGAGCCCCATGGGCTGAAAAttaacatagatatgcataagAAAACATAGTCTTACTCATGGAAACTGAAATAGAAGCGATGGCAACAGAGCACTTGGAAATTGGCACAGATTCATAATTCTTCAATCCTCTGTCAAGTCTGTGTCTGGATCAATATCATGTTTCACCAATCAATCATTTAAATatgcttttgtttttttaatgttatcaAAAGGAAAGGCATCAAGTAGTGTGAATTACTAATTCTGATTCTAATACCagtactgatgatgatgatgaccatgTTGAACTTTGGTCAAGCAAtttgcaataatgcaaagtctAACACTGCACAAGTTACAATACATTTATAGGTCAATGATTACAACTATCTCAATAATGAGGGTAATTATCCACTTAACCTAGCCCATGCCCTGAAAACTGATAATTGTTCTTAACAAAGGGGTataattttcacacaaaagaaCTCCTCAATTTGAATGATGACCAGACAAACGTCCTGTGATAAACAAGTTGTTCCTTCCTTCAAACTAGCACAATtatgttaccatggcaatgaCAAGCAAGCCACCAGGAATAACCTTTAGCCTTTTCAGAGTTTTCTCTGCTGCCTTAGTCTGGCACCAATGCAAATTTGCTGTCAAAAGGTTAACTCAGCATGAAAGATAGCAAAAGTAATTACCCAAATCAATGATACATGTGCACTTTCATTAGTAATGTGAGTAATAAAAGGTCTCAATGGGTTTTCATTACCAATGACAATACACTTGTGAGGTCTTTTATGGCCATGTTTTAAAACTTCCTGcattatttttgtatctttcatATCACCAAGGAGATTCCATTcttgatttcttgatttgttcTGTTATAGAGTTCTAATTTTGAACTGCATCTAGTGTAAATTCCATATACCAACAGGAAAATCAGAACAGGAAGATAGAACAGATAGAAGACCTGTTGATATTCAATGaattaaaacttttaaaatgcaaatgagggtcAGACCACCAGTTGAGGGCAACAACACACAAAAAGCATGCAGCTATTGGTCAGTACTCAATCTGGTGCCAAGTTGAGTTTACAGTCATGTCATGTTTACTTGTATCCTGGCTACACATCAATGCTGATGTGTACTCTACTTCTGCAGTGCCCACCCTTGGACCAGAGACCAAGCTTACTACTAGCATGACTATGTAACTTGAACTTGCTGAAGCACACCCTTGAAACAACACTGACATATCACGGTATGTCTGAGTTAaataaaaagacaatttttcagAAACACAGGCAATTGGTAGCTATGAAGATGTTGGAACATACACTTGTAGCTTTGATTATTGTGCACATGAAAACATAGTTCCATAAACAGTGGTGTACTAAAAGGTTGTATTttctctttaaaaaaatcattagtTTATGGGCAATAAAGTTTGATAAATTATATCAGTAAGTCCACAACTTTACTCTTTAGAATTCTTTCTTACCCTGCTATCAATATTCAGTACAACTATAGtttcatttttcttgatttaaaaaaagaaagagaagaaaacaattgcCAAATTAGCCGGTATTAGTGCTTTGTTATCATTCTAGCAAGGCTCCTCTGTGACAAGATACTAgcaatcatgcaaataaatcCTGTAAGTGTCCACAACTGGTGTTAATAATTAGAAAAGACGATTTGGAGCATCTCAAGTCTCGGTACGTTTTCTCTGTAACGGTATATTCAAATAGTTTGTGTGAGGTTGTGAACATGATACTatggagaaacaaaacaaatattctCATTCCAATTTGCATATTGGTGTATCAGAATGTTGTGTATTTCTTGCAACACCACAGGTAAATTCATAAATTTGTGACCCGGTGTAAGGTAAGGCGATGTGGGctttgggaggggggcgtagtTAGCCGTTTTccaatcaatgaaaaaaaaaaaatttgttccCGCAAAAATTACCTAAATCTGAACAACATTTCCACGCTTAGCCTAGAAGAGGCTCTTGCTGAAATACACCAACAGTATgttggaaagagagagagagagagagatggaatAAGTCTCGTTGTCCGTGTTGACTATGCGGTTCCATTTGTAAGAAGCGGTCTCCATGTGTGAATCATGTGCTAACATATTTCTGCCGGCCTGTCGCCATTTTATCCAGGATCCCAGGCGGCAACTTCCTCTGTACTCGTCGAGAATACCTCACATAGAAACACTGTACCAGAAAACCAATGTGATAGGTACATACCTTGCCACAGCAGTCGTTAAGGTCGGCTCCATAAGCATTTTCTGTGTTATTTTGGGTTTACACTTGCCGTAGGAGAAACAAAATGTGCCCACGTCCTGGCAAGCGCCACTGGGAGCGCGTTGCAGGAATACCGAGTCTAGTCGCGGGCTTTGGCTCTCCCTGTCTGGTCTCGTCTCGCGTTAACCCGTCGGCAAGAAAATATCAAACTAAGTCCGGAAACATAAGGACAACCCCCTGTTCCCGCCTGCACGTCCAAATCACGACAATGTTGCCTAAATCTCGACAATTCCGGCAACAAATTCCTAACAGGCTGGCAAAATTCACGCCCGAATATTCAACGTGGAACAAAGAAACCGGAAGTACTATTAATATCGTTCCCGGGAAAATAGAGTCACGTGGACTTCTTTGCGTGAAGATGCGAGAGGTGTACTTTTCAACATGGGAATGAAATCTCGTGTTTTATACTCACGTGATCAAGCCACGAGAGTTTGAATGAAGATATTTTCACTTCCGGGGTCACTGGTGTTTCTATCTCCTgttctgtgattggtcagtcaACTGCACAATCTATAATCTGATTGGTCGGACGAATAGCACAGCTGTAAAATCCCCCGGATGTGCCACCTCTACACTTTCCAAGATGGGTGAGTAAAGGAGTAGAAGTTTTCTCTCCTCCTTAGTTTCCTCTCTTGTCCGGGAACAGGACAATTTCTGATCATGGAGTGCATGGTGGTTGTTTGCAAAGGTATAAGGAACGCGTGGAGTGAATATTGAAGCTGTGTGCAAGCTCTGTATTTCGCTAGATTGTCGCAAACAAGTGTGGCCATACGTCGTGGGAGAAGTTGGTGGGAGTAACCCCTTGCGCTTAGTTTTGGCTCTCTCTCGATATTAAAGCAAGGTGTTATGCACGATGTAGCCTAAATAGCCCGTGTACTTATATATGTGGTGGAGAgcagaaaaaaacagcaactcTGGTCTACAAAATGAGAAGCAGTGGCCCTGCGACACTGCGTGAAGGAGACATGACTGCGTTAGCAGGGAGGAATGTAGAAATTATTTTGCGTGCACAACTTAGCCATAACTTACTGACATGTTGCTCCTTGTGAAAAGTGGTTCCatgtgttgtttcttttttttccagccGTGCCCACTTCTGTGTCCTTTCTACTGGCATCCACCCTGTGTATCCTGCTATTTGCAGGTAGGAAcaaatttttaaacatttgcaCATAATGTAAAATTACGATATGTGAATCAGATGAGATAACCACTTGCCAAGACTTAAGAACTCAGAACAGAGCTTTAGCCACAAGGATTCGATGTTTTTTCATAAAGTTTGCTT comes from Branchiostoma floridae strain S238N-H82 chromosome 2, Bfl_VNyyK, whole genome shotgun sequence and encodes:
- the LOC118405367 gene encoding protein FAM199X-B-like, with protein sequence MLMEPTLTTAVASPWGSQLPPREPEAAPHVYHKYLDTGDLDADIQAIEAEIERVKQEKQVTQEYRRNLSTGNSASCSTSVASSEYDADEDTIIDVGGISDNFFSGSESDYLNTSILNLLEDGNATDHVSLSTFELSDSDLDLQVTNNNVNATQSNDNNKTESIPILPNPPSPPKKKRKHLDNVPWTDMSDEEQISVVETLSHVISNSMGLREQLEVIRIISPDAKIHPTDSEFVIDLDVIDDEKLQQVRNYVKTCIDKRSKDCSSASSSCSESSSSGCSSSSDGHVHAMTQAEKTKESKRQSRERRNQLKALRQRQKKEHRQAMKEKRSGFFGKEEVLNLQRVKEEEEESLDVDILG